The following DNA comes from Rhodanobacter sp. AS-Z3.
CAGTGATTCGGAAGCAGCCTTCAGATCCAGCAGGCGCACGCTGCCGTGGCTGTCTTTGCCCAACGCCTGCAGTGCGGCCACGTCATGCACGCCGCTGACCGTGCCCAGACCCAGCCAGTGGCCGTCGCGCTGCATCAGCATCGCGGCGAGGCGCTGGCCCAGTGGCGTCTGTGCATACCGTTGAGGCGTCAGTGGCGCTAGCTGGCGCGCGGTCTCCACGTCAGCGACAAACGGTTGAAACAACTCGGCGCGGAACGGCAGCCCCTGCAAGGCTTCGTCCAGTGCGTGTTGAAGGGTCGTGTGATCAGGCAGTTTCTGTTGCCGCGCGCGTTGCACGGCCACGCTCGGCAGGTAACGCGAAGGCAGTTCCAGCGCATCGACCGCATGCTTCGCCACCAGTGCATCGACTTGCGGCTGCAGTTGCTCCGACAAGGTCAGCACGCCCTGCTCGGTGGGTGCCTGCAATACCAGCAGGTAGCGTACGTCGGGAGCGCCCAGCGCCTGCCGCAAGCGAGCGTCGTGCTGCAACAAGTCCAGCGGCAGCGGTGTCAGTGCGGCGAGGTTGTTCTGCCAGAACGAACCGCGCGCCAGACCGAGCATCGCCACAATCGCCACGGCAACCAGCAACGGAATCCAGCGCGGTCGCGGCAGGTGATCCACAAAATGCCGCGCCCTTACCAGCCACGCCATGTCAGCCACGTCACGCACCCGACGCGGCAGCAAATGCGGCAGCAGATAGCGCGTGCTGAAACCGGCAACCAGCAAGCCGACAATGGTGAACACCGCCAGCTGCTTCAAGCCGTTCACGCCGGAGGCGTAGAACGCTAGATAGGCGATGCAGGCCGAAGCGATCGCGGTCAGCAACAGCGGCCACAGGTCACGCACGCTTTGCACCGCGTCCTCGCCAGCACGCCGGTGGCTGAGCACGCGTATCGGGTACTCCTGCGCCACCCCGAGCAAGGTGAAACCGAACGCCAGGGTGATGCCATGCACTTCAGGGAACGCCAGGGTCAGCACGGCAATGCCGGCCAGCGCCGCGCTGGCGATCGGCAGCGCACCCAGCAGCAGCGAACTGAAACTGCGATACGCGAGCAGCAGCAACGCGATGAAACCCACGGTGGAAATACGCCCGATCCAGTCCGCCTGATGCCGCGTCTGCGCGCCGACCACCACACTGAAATAGCCCGGGCCGCTCAGTTCCAGTTTCGCGGACGCACTGTCCGGCAGTGCGGCGAATGCCTTGCGAATGCCATCGATGGATTGTTCCTGCGCACCGGGGTCGAACCCGGCGGCGACGGTTTGCACCAGCAGCAGCGCTTCATTCTGCGGTGAGAACCACACCCCTTCGCGTACTTCAGGCGACTTTGCCGGCGCCCATAACTGGGCCAGCTTGAGCACCTCCAGCGTGGGGTCGCGTGGCAACAATCCTTTCAGCAAGCTGGCGGCCGGCGAGGACAAGTCATCCAGCCGCTGCTGCAACTGATCGGCAAGATACGCTTCGTCCAGCGGCTGCGTATCCAGCGTCGGCGACAGCAGGAAGCGGTACGGCAACAAGCTTGGATCAAGCGCGCCCAGATCGAAGCTGCCGTTGATCACCTGGCTGTAGCGCGGGTCTTTCTTGAGCGCGCCGGCAAGCCCCTGACTCAGCGCGGCCAACTTTTCATCGGACGCACCACCGCCGGCCATGGATGGCCCAGCACCACGAGCGCAGGATGCGCAGGAGCGGCTGATCGATAGCAGCAACAGGCGCGAGCCGGGACCTTCGCCCACCTGCTCCATCAGCAGGCGCTGATCCGGCGTCGTCGGCGCCGGCATGAAGCTGCGCAAATCGGTACTGATCTTCAGCCGCTGCGCGACCATCCAGCCCAGTCCGGCCAGCGCCAGCAACCAGAGGACCAGCAAGGTCGCGCGGGCGCCCCGACCCATGCTCAGGGAGCGCTCTGGCACAGCGCCTGCAGCGCTTCGCGGGTCGGCTCGGCGGGCATCTTCGTCGCCAACGGACCGAGCAGGTCGACCGCCACGTCGCCATCGGCTTCCTGCATGTGCATGCAGCGCGACTGATTGCCGGCGCCATCGATGCGAATGCTGGCCACCGTCTTTGCCACGCGCGCATCACGCGGCACCAGAGTCAGCGACCAGGCACCGTCAGCGTTGCCGGCCTGGGTGATCTCGAAGGACTTTTGCAGACGCTCCGCATCACCACTGAGCAAGGCCACGAAACTGTCCAGCAACACCTGCAACTGCGGCGCACGCTTCAGCGAAAAGTGCCGCGCACTTTTGCCCTCACGCTGCTGAGTGACCTCGCCATCAGCGATCGTGGCGGTCTCGCGCTGCGGCTGATCCACGCGGCGCTGCAACTGGTCGCCACCAAGCCATGACAATTCACCCGAGACCACCAGCGGCTTCTGCAGAATTTGCAGGAAGCGCGCTTCCGCAAACGCCGTATGCGCTGGCGCGGGCTGACCCAGCGCGGCAATCAGCGCGTGCGTTGCGGGAACCGCAGGTACCGACTCAGACGCCGACGCGCTCGCGCACAGCGTCAGCAGCAGGCTCGGCAGCAGGAGGTGCGTCTTGCCAGAAATCATAGAAATTGAACCAGTTGTAGGGAGCAATCTTGATGTAATGCTCGAGTCGTTGGGCATAGCGCGCAATCAGCGCATCCAGTGCCGGACCCCGATCATGCCGGGGAATCTCCACCCGTTCGCTGAACGGCTCGAACACCAGCCGGTAACGGTTGCCGCCCAGATACAAGCCGAAGCATAGAACCACCGGCGCTTTCAGCGCATGCGCGAGCAACCACGGGCTGATCGGGAACGGTGCCGGGGAACCGAGAAATTCGGTATGGCGCAGCACTTCGTGACCACGCCCGCGATCAGCCAGCATCGCCACCAGCGCACCACTCTGGCAGGCCTCGGCCATGGCCAGTGCGATGCTGGTGCCATCCTGCGATGCGTCGATCACGCACTGACCGACTTCCGGTGCCAACGCTTCCAGCAACTCGGTCATCGCCGGCGTCTTCTGCTTGTCCAGCACCACCCGCAGCGGCATGTCCGGGCGGCGCGCGCCCACGGCACGCAGCGCCTCGAAGCTGCCCTGGTGCGAGCCGAACAGCAACACGCCACCGCCACGCGCGTGGCGTTCATCGAGCAGATGCAGGCCGACGGTCTCGATCTCGAACGGCGTCTCGCCGCGTGCGAGGAGAAAGATCCGGTCCATGCTGCTGGCGGCGAAGCAGTGCATGTGCTTGAACACCTGCCAGGCCGTCACCGGTGCGCCGAAAACACGGTTGAGATACTGCCGTGAGGCCAGCCGCTCGGGCTTGCGGCGCAGATAGAAGTACAGCGTGATCGGATACAGACACGCGCGCGCGAGCCGGCGCCCGCCGTACAGCGCAATGGTGCGGATCAGCCAGATGGCGAAGCGACCGCCGCCTTCGGGCCGGCTCTGCCAATGCTCGTTGCTACTCATGTCGCCCCCTCGAGCATCCCGCGTGCCAGTAGTTGATCGCCGCGGCGGATCTCGAAACGCACGCGCGATCCACTCGGCGCGGCTTCGCTCAGGCTCAGCGTAGCGGTTTCCGCCGGCAATAGCGGCGCGACGAATTTGGCCTCGATCAGCCGCGCCACGCGCTGTCCACGCCAGGCACGCAAGGCCAACGCCACCTGTTCCAGCAAGACCACGCCGGGAACCAGCGGATGGCCGGGAAAGTGGCCGGGCAAGGCCGGGTGCCCGGCATCGATACACAGGCTCTGTTCGTAGCGCTCACTCATCAGCGCGCCACCCGCTCGCCACGTACCAGTTGCGGCCAGTGCAGCGCCAATCGCAGCAACATGTCGTGCAGCCCCGGATGTTTGAGATGGCGCAGTCGCCAGCGCCGAAAGAGATATTCCAGCAGGAACGCCACGCCGAGCATGATGTAGCTGCCCATGTGCAGCCAGATCGCGGCCCAGCGCTCGGGCACCGGCAGCGGTGACACCATACCGAAACGTTGCAGCAGGCCGCTGTGATCGGCACAAAGCAGCAGCACCATCAGCAGCAACGCCTGTGCGCCAAGCAGTAGAGCCCAGAACCAGGTGACCTGACGCGCATAGGCTTTCACACCCGGTTGTTGCAGTCGTTCGGCACCTTCGATCGCGATGATGAAACGTTCAACCAGCGGCTCGGGGGTAGCCAGCGTGCGGCCGAACCAGCTCGCCAGCAGTGCGTTGATCAACACCGGCACGGCCTCCAGCAACAAGCCGGCAAAACCGCTCTTCCAGAGCAACAGCAAGCCGACAAGCACAGCGCACCACGTCAGCCATGCGATGCCTCGACGTGCCAGCAGGTGCGGCAACAGCAGCACGGTCGCCAGCAGCGCCAGCGCCAGCAGTGAATAGATCTGCCGATGGCTCCACGCGCCGGCGATCGCCAGCAAGGGGTAGACCGGCAGCAGGCACAGCGAAGCGCCCCGCGCACGGTCAGGCAATGGAGAAGATGCCGTCATGCCGGATTCCGGGTCGGCTCACTGGAAACCGCCAGACTGCCAGTCGCGCGGGAAAACAGCGTGAACCGGTTGCGGCCAACGTGAACCAGCGCCGCGCTCAGCTGGCGCGGTTCTGCTCGACGTGCTCGGACAGATTGCGCAAGCTGGCGAAGATCTGCCGGTTTTCCGGATTGTCCGAGCGCAACTGGAAGCCATAGCGCTTGGATACGGCCAGGGCGATCTCCAGCGCATCGATCGAATCCAGCCCCAGCTCGCCACCGAACAACGGTGCGTCCGGATCGATCTGGTCCGCCGTGACGGATTCGAGATTCAGGCATTCGACCACCAAAGAGGCCAATTCGTGCTGTGCTGTGGTTTGCTCTGCCATGCTCGATTCCGTACGATGATTTCATTGCCTCCCCCCGGTGGCAGTGGGCGCGGAGTGTAACATAGCGGCCTTGTCGTTCCCGGTTGCAAAGCATGGTTCAAGGATGTGAAAGCCCGCTGATTGACCCGCTCGCGCGTCGCGCGCCGCAGGTGTCCTATCGCGTGACGCCAACGGCGTCGGTACTCGCTGAAGCGGGCACGCTGGCGGTCTTCGGTTTCGGCCAGGCTGCCCCGCACAGCGATGATCCGCGCTATCTGCGGGTGCCGCTGGAGGCTCTCGACGGCCCCGCGCCGCTGGAGCTGTGGCAAGTCGACGCCACGGTCAGCAGCGGGCAGGACGGCGCACTGCGTTGGTCAGCCGGCGGCGGCTGGCTGTTCGCGGCCATTGAACTCGACGAGGACGAACACGGCGGCGCCACCACCACGGCCCAACTCGCCTATGCGCGCCTGCACCAGTTCGTGGCCTCCCGCAGCGAGCAGCACGTGCTGCGCGTGTGGAATTATCTGGGCGCGATCAACCACGGCGACGGCGATGCCGAGCGTTACAAACACTTTTGTGAAGGCCGCGCCAGCGGCATGGGCGACTTCTTTGCGGAAGGTTTCCCTGCCGCCACGGCAATCGGTCATCTAGGCGAGACGCCGCGACTGCAGGTTTATCTGCTCGCTTGCGACCGACCCGGACAGCGGATTGAAAACCCGCGCCAGGTCAGCGCCTGGTGCTATCCGCGCCAGTACGGCCGCACGCCACCCAGCTTCGCCCGCGCCATGAGCCTTCCGGGCGGGGATGCACTGGCCATTTCGGGTACCGCGGCGGTGGTCGGCCATGCCTCGGCGCATCAGGACGATCTGGACGCCCAACTCGGCGAAACCATGCTCAACCTCGACGCGCTGCTGGCCAATGCCGGCATGAGCAGCGGTTTCGACAGCCAGTCGCCGCTGAAGGCCTATGTCCGCCATCACGCGGATGCGGCACGTGTGCGTGAATTCCTGGACGCGCGACTTCCGGGCGTGCCCGTACTCATGCTGCACGGCGATATCTGCCGCAGCGAACTGCTGTTCGAAATCGACGGCTGGCGCTACGCCTGAGAGCGAACAGTGAGTGCGGCGAAGTGAGCAAAGAGCAAGTACCCCCTCCTCTCGTTTCTCACTCTTCGCTCTTGCTACTCATTTCTGCTTCACCGGTCGCTGCCAGCCCTCAAATGTCTGCTGCTTGCCACGCGCCACGGTCAGTTCGCCGTCCGGCGCGTCACGGGTAATCACCGATCCGGCACCGATGGTGGCTTGCGCACCGATGGTGACGGGTGCGACCAGGGAGCTGTTCGAGCCAATGAAGGCGCCATCACCGATCCGCGTGAGGTGCTTGTTCACGCCATCGTAATTGCAGGTGATGGTGCCAGCGCCGATGTTCACGCCACTGCCCACTTCGGTATCACCGAGATAGGTCAGGTGATTGGCCTTGCTGCCCCGGCCGAGATGGGTCTTCTTGGTCTCAACGAAATTGCCCACGTGGACGCCCGCTTCGAGCTCGGTGCCGGGACGCAGCCGCGCAAACGGGCCAATCGTGCACGGCCCATGGGTAACCACGCCCTCCAGGTCACAATGCGATTGCACCACTGTCCCAGCCGCCAGCTGCACGTTCTTCAGGCGGGTGAACGCGCCCACGCGCACGTCATCGCCCAGCACCACCGTGCCTTCCAGGATCACGTTGATATCCAGTTCCACGTCGCAGCCGGCGGTGACCGCGCCACGCACGTCGATCCGTGATGGATCGGCCAGCCGCACGCCATCGGCCAGCAGTGCCTGCGCTGCGCGTTGGCGGTAAGCCGCCTCCAACTCGCAGAGTTGCAGCGGATTGTTGGCACCGGCCGCCTCGATCGGATCGGCGCATTCGACACTCAACGCAGGTGCATTCTCGTCTGCTGCCATGCGGAAGATATCGGTGAGGTAGTACTCGCCTTGCGCGTTGTTGCGATCCAGCCGGGCGATCCAGCTGCGCAAGGACTTGGCGGCGGTGACCAGGATGCCGGTATTGACCAGATTCACCGCGCGCTGCACGTCGTCGGCGTCCTTTTCCTCGACTACCGAACGCACATGGCCGTTGCCGTCGCAGAGCACCCGGCCGTAACCGCGCGGCGCATCCAGGCGCATGGTCAGCAGGCTGAAGCCGCCTTCGGTGCCCACCAGTTGCTGCAACGTCTCGACCCGGGTCAGCGGCACGTCACCGTAGAGCACCAGCACGCGCGCATCGTCTGGCACGTTGGCCAGCGCCTGTTCCACCGCGTGGCCGGTACCCAGACGCTCAGCCTGCAATACCCAACGCAGATCAGTCTGCTCGGCAAACGCCGCCTGCACCTGGTCGCCACAATGGCCATAGACAATGTGCAGCGCGGCCGGCTGCAGTGCGCGTGCAGCGGCAATCACGTGCGCCAGCAGCGAGCGGCCCGCCAGCGGCATCAATACCTTCGGGCGATGGGATTTCATCCGCGTCCCGGCACCGGCGGCGAGGATGACGACGTGCAGCGGAGCTGGATTCATGGGTGTCGACCCTGACGTGTTTCAATCAAAAAGCATAGCAGCCGGCTCGGCCTTGGCGCAGGCCAATCAGCCTCAGGACTTTGCCGCCGCAGCGGAAACCGTGGATTTCCCGGCGTGGCATTCGAAGCGAAATACATAGGTCAGGCTGAACGGCCGAGTCTCGCTATCCACGACATGCGTATTGCCGTCGGCATCGGCGGCCCAATGGTTGATCTGCAGTGGACTGAATTGCCATTGCAGCGCGGCTGCGCGCACGGCGCTGATGAAGCCCTGTCGGGCAGGGTCGGCTTGCGCCTCGTCAGCAATCCGCACGTCGGAGACCGCACCCTTTACGTCCACGACCAGCAAGGCCGATATCTCCGCAGGTGGCGGACAGCTGGCCAACTGGGCGGGCGGATACACCGGGCTGACGCGCTGGAACGGCGTGGCACCGCTGGAGACTTCACCCAGCGCCAGCTGATAACGCGCGGTACCGGGCGGCACTTCCATGCGCCAGGATGCATCGCCGATGGCAGGCGGTGGGGGTTGGGGCCGGCTGGTGGCGCAACCGCCAAGACTCAGCAGGATCGCCGCACTGGCGTATCGCAACACTGGCCCCGATCTACGCATCGCACTTTCCCTGTCGTCGACATGCGTTCATCGTGCCGACACAAGAACGCCGGCACAAGGCCGGCGTTGAATGACTGGGACACACAGCGGCGGTTCGTTCGAAGAGGCCGCAGCAAGACCGCGCAGACCGCTGCAAACGAACGCGCGTCAGCTACTCAGTGCTTGAGGTTCTTGCGCAGACGCTCCAGCGCCTGCAGCTGGGTCATTGCCTGCGCCAGCTTGAGCTGGGCTTCGGCAATATCCATCGCATCGGTACGATTGGCCAGCGCGTCCTCGGCTTCCTTCTTGGCCGCCTGCGCGGCAGCTTCGTCGAGATCGGAGGCGCGCGCAGCGGTATCCGCCAGCACGGTGATCACCTGCGGCTGCACTTCCAGAATGCCGCCGGATACCCAGAACTGCTGACGCTCGCCACCGTCCAGCAGCACGTCGACGTGACCGGGCTTGAGACGGGTGATCAGCGGTGCGTGGCGCGGCGTGATGCCGAGCTCACCGAGTTCGCCGGTGGCAACCACCATCGTGGCGTCGCCGGAGAAGATTTCGGCTTCGGCGCTGACAATGTCGACGCGAATGGTTTGAGTCATGGGGCTTGTCTCGCTTTGCTCGACGGGAATCCCGCAAGGGGACTACCTTGCGGTCGCAGGGAACAGGTAACAGGGAATCAAGAGCCGGGGAGCCGAAGCAACGCTGCTTTTGTACCCTGTTCCCCGCTCCCGCTTCTATGAATCAGGCCGCCTTCTTGGCGCCCATCTCCTCGGCCTTCTTGATCGCTTCATCGATCGTGCCGACCATGTAGAACGCCTGCTCCGGCAGATGGTCAACGTCGCCGTCAACGATCATCTTGAAGCCGCGGATGGTTTCGGCCAGCGACACATACTTGCCCGGCGAGCCGGTGAACACTTCAGCCACGTGGAACGGCTGCGAGAAGAAGCGCTCGCACTTGCGGGCGCGCGACACTGCCTGCTTGTCTTCCTCGCTCAGCTCGTCCATGCCGAGAATCGCGATGATGTCCTTCAGTTCCTTGTAGCGCTGGAGCGTGCCTTGCACGCGACGGGCCACGCCGTAATGCTCTTCGCCGATCACCAGCGGATCAAGCTGACGGCTGGTCGAAGCCAGCGGGTCCACCGCCGGGTAGATACCCAGGCTGGCGATATCGCGGGACAGCGCCACGGTGGAGTCCAGATGCACGAAGGTGGTCGCCGGCGACGGATCGGTGTAGTCATCGGCGGGCACGTAGACGGCCTGGATCGAGGTGATCGAGCCAGTCTTGGTCGAGGTGATGCGCTCCTGCAGCACGCCCATTTCCTCGGCCAGCGTCGGCTGGTAACCCACGGCGGACGGCATACGCCCCAGCAGCGCGGACACTTCGGTGCCGGCCAGCGTGTAACGGTAGATGTTGTCGACGAACAGCAGCACGTCCTTGCCCTTGCCGGTCTCGTCCTTCTCGTCGCGGAAGTACTCGGCCATGGTCAGGCCGGTCAGCGCCACGCGCAGACGGTTGCCCGGCGGCTCGTTCATCTGGCCGTAAACCATCGCGA
Coding sequences within:
- a CDS encoding MMPL family transporter, giving the protein MGRGARATLLVLWLLALAGLGWMVAQRLKISTDLRSFMPAPTTPDQRLLMEQVGEGPGSRLLLLSISRSCASCARGAGPSMAGGGASDEKLAALSQGLAGALKKDPRYSQVINGSFDLGALDPSLLPYRFLLSPTLDTQPLDEAYLADQLQQRLDDLSSPAASLLKGLLPRDPTLEVLKLAQLWAPAKSPEVREGVWFSPQNEALLLVQTVAAGFDPGAQEQSIDGIRKAFAALPDSASAKLELSGPGYFSVVVGAQTRHQADWIGRISTVGFIALLLLAYRSFSSLLLGALPIASAALAGIAVLTLAFPEVHGITLAFGFTLLGVAQEYPIRVLSHRRAGEDAVQSVRDLWPLLLTAIASACIAYLAFYASGVNGLKQLAVFTIVGLLVAGFSTRYLLPHLLPRRVRDVADMAWLVRARHFVDHLPRPRWIPLLVAVAIVAMLGLARGSFWQNNLAALTPLPLDLLQHDARLRQALGAPDVRYLLVLQAPTEQGVLTLSEQLQPQVDALVAKHAVDALELPSRYLPSVAVQRARQQKLPDHTTLQHALDEALQGLPFRAELFQPFVADVETARQLAPLTPQRYAQTPLGQRLAAMLMQRDGHWLGLGTVSGVHDVAALQALGKDSHGSVRLLDLKAASESLVVDYRTRILQALLAASLLLVLTITFALRSVRRAWHVLAPMTLATFLVLAVERMMGIEISLFHLVALILAGGLGLHYALFFERDTGDPAEQRRTLHATIVCVLSALLVFGMLAWATIPVLRAIGLTVSLGVAFHFCLSILMAPHVAED
- a CDS encoding LolA-related protein, whose product is MISGKTHLLLPSLLLTLCASASASESVPAVPATHALIAALGQPAPAHTAFAEARFLQILQKPLVVSGELSWLGGDQLQRRVDQPQRETATIADGEVTQQREGKSARHFSLKRAPQLQVLLDSFVALLSGDAERLQKSFEITQAGNADGAWSLTLVPRDARVAKTVASIRIDGAGNQSRCMHMQEADGDVAVDLLGPLATKMPAEPTREALQALCQSAP
- a CDS encoding acyltransferase codes for the protein MSSNEHWQSRPEGGGRFAIWLIRTIALYGGRRLARACLYPITLYFYLRRKPERLASRQYLNRVFGAPVTAWQVFKHMHCFAASSMDRIFLLARGETPFEIETVGLHLLDERHARGGGVLLFGSHQGSFEALRAVGARRPDMPLRVVLDKQKTPAMTELLEALAPEVGQCVIDASQDGTSIALAMAEACQSGALVAMLADRGRGHEVLRHTEFLGSPAPFPISPWLLAHALKAPVVLCFGLYLGGNRYRLVFEPFSERVEIPRHDRGPALDALIARYAQRLEHYIKIAPYNWFNFYDFWQDAPPAAEPAADAVRERVGV
- a CDS encoding hydroxymyristoyl-ACP dehydratase, encoding MSERYEQSLCIDAGHPALPGHFPGHPLVPGVVLLEQVALALRAWRGQRVARLIEAKFVAPLLPAETATLSLSEAAPSGSRVRFEIRRGDQLLARGMLEGAT
- a CDS encoding xanthomonadin biosynthesis protein, with product MTASSPLPDRARGASLCLLPVYPLLAIAGAWSHRQIYSLLALALLATVLLLPHLLARRGIAWLTWCAVLVGLLLLWKSGFAGLLLEAVPVLINALLASWFGRTLATPEPLVERFIIAIEGAERLQQPGVKAYARQVTWFWALLLGAQALLLMVLLLCADHSGLLQRFGMVSPLPVPERWAAIWLHMGSYIMLGVAFLLEYLFRRWRLRHLKHPGLHDMLLRLALHWPQLVRGERVAR
- a CDS encoding phosphopantetheine-binding protein, which encodes MAEQTTAQHELASLVVECLNLESVTADQIDPDAPLFGGELGLDSIDALEIALAVSKRYGFQLRSDNPENRQIFASLRNLSEHVEQNRAS
- a CDS encoding pteridine-dependent deoxygenase, whose protein sequence is MVQGCESPLIDPLARRAPQVSYRVTPTASVLAEAGTLAVFGFGQAAPHSDDPRYLRVPLEALDGPAPLELWQVDATVSSGQDGALRWSAGGGWLFAAIELDEDEHGGATTTAQLAYARLHQFVASRSEQHVLRVWNYLGAINHGDGDAERYKHFCEGRASGMGDFFAEGFPAATAIGHLGETPRLQVYLLACDRPGQRIENPRQVSAWCYPRQYGRTPPSFARAMSLPGGDALAISGTAAVVGHASAHQDDLDAQLGETMLNLDALLANAGMSSGFDSQSPLKAYVRHHADAARVREFLDARLPGVPVLMLHGDICRSELLFEIDGWRYA
- the glmU gene encoding bifunctional UDP-N-acetylglucosamine diphosphorylase/glucosamine-1-phosphate N-acetyltransferase GlmU, producing MNPAPLHVVILAAGAGTRMKSHRPKVLMPLAGRSLLAHVIAAARALQPAALHIVYGHCGDQVQAAFAEQTDLRWVLQAERLGTGHAVEQALANVPDDARVLVLYGDVPLTRVETLQQLVGTEGGFSLLTMRLDAPRGYGRVLCDGNGHVRSVVEEKDADDVQRAVNLVNTGILVTAAKSLRSWIARLDRNNAQGEYYLTDIFRMAADENAPALSVECADPIEAAGANNPLQLCELEAAYRQRAAQALLADGVRLADPSRIDVRGAVTAGCDVELDINVILEGTVVLGDDVRVGAFTRLKNVQLAAGTVVQSHCDLEGVVTHGPCTIGPFARLRPGTELEAGVHVGNFVETKKTHLGRGSKANHLTYLGDTEVGSGVNIGAGTITCNYDGVNKHLTRIGDGAFIGSNSSLVAPVTIGAQATIGAGSVITRDAPDGELTVARGKQQTFEGWQRPVKQK
- a CDS encoding F0F1 ATP synthase subunit epsilon, encoding MTQTIRVDIVSAEAEIFSGDATMVVATGELGELGITPRHAPLITRLKPGHVDVLLDGGERQQFWVSGGILEVQPQVITVLADTAARASDLDEAAAQAAKKEAEDALANRTDAMDIAEAQLKLAQAMTQLQALERLRKNLKH
- the atpD gene encoding F0F1 ATP synthase subunit beta — translated: MSQGKVVQIIGAVVDVEFPRDQVPQVYDALKIDGTEITLEVQQQLGDGIVRTIALGSTEGLKRGLQARNTGEGIKVPVGKETLGRIMDVLGRPIDEAGPIGEKEQWVIHREAPSYDEQAAANDLLETGIKVIDLICPFAKGGKVGLFGGAGVGKTVNMMELINNIAKAHAGLSVFAGVGERTREGNDFYHEMKDSNVLDKVAMVYGQMNEPPGNRLRVALTGLTMAEYFRDEKDETGKGKDVLLFVDNIYRYTLAGTEVSALLGRMPSAVGYQPTLAEEMGVLQERITSTKTGSITSIQAVYVPADDYTDPSPATTFVHLDSTVALSRDIASLGIYPAVDPLASTSRQLDPLVIGEEHYGVARRVQGTLQRYKELKDIIAILGMDELSEEDKQAVSRARKCERFFSQPFHVAEVFTGSPGKYVSLAETIRGFKMIVDGDVDHLPEQAFYMVGTIDEAIKKAEEMGAKKAA